Genomic DNA from Caldicellulosiruptor hydrothermalis 108:
GCACCTTCTAAGATTGTTCCTTTTGTTAGGATGTCAAAATAAAATTTTAGTGACTCGTCAATAATTCCACTAAGCTCTCCAACTACAACTTTAATTCTTGTAACCCTTTTAAAGCTGACATCTTTCAATTCATCTTCTGCAATCTTTACAAGCTGCTGTGTAACAAAATACTCATGCATTTTATCATTTTCCTTCCAATTGTGCTTTGAGCTTTAGCCAAAGTCTCCTATTTAACCATTAGTTGCAGCAGCCTGTGCCTTTGGCTGCACCTCATCTTTTACTTCCTGCTTTTTGATGTAAAACTCTTTATAAGTGGTTGGAACGTTAAATTGCTCTTTTGAAATAAGACACTTTTTAGGACAGGACTCAACACATACATTGCAGAGCACGCACTTGTACTGGTTCAGCTGCCATGTTCTTGAGTTTCTATCCACCACTATCGCATTTGAAGGACATTTTCTCTGGCAGATACCACAGAAGATACACTTTTCTATCTCTATCTCAAGGCTTCCTCTTGTATCTTTAAAAAATGGCCTCTTTTCCTTCGGATAAAGCCTTGTTGCAGGCTTTGAAAACAGGTTATCAAGAACATTTTTAAGCATTCCAAACATTTTACCATCCCTCTTTACAAAAACTTTTTTACCTTTCGGTACATGAGATACATGGGTCGATTGTCAAAACAAGCATTGGAACATCTGCAAAATCCACACCCTGAAGCATCTTCACAAGCGCAGGAATATTTGCAAAAGTTGGTGTTCTGATTCTGAGCCTTTCTAAATTCTTTGTCCCGTTTGCCTTTATATAATATACATCTTCTCCTCGTGGCTGTTCAACCCTTGAAATAACCTCACCGTTTGGAAATCCTTTGACTGGCGTTGAGATCTCACCTTCTGGCATTTTAAATATAGCCTGACGAATAAGGTCAATTGATTGATAGCACTCGCGAAGTCTTACTTTAAGTCTTGCATAGCAGTCCCCGTCATTTTCCACAACAGGTTCAAAATCAAGCTCACCATATGCTGCATACCCAAGGGTTCGCAGGTCCATACTGATTCCGCTTGCCCTTGCCATTGGTCCTACACAGCCAAGTTCGTAAGCCTCTTGCTTGCTCAGAACACCTACTCCTACAAGTCTTTTCTTGACTGTATAATCGTTCAAAAATGAACCCTCTATCTTCTTTAGCTCCTCTTCCAACTTTGCAAGATTGTCTAAAATGAACTTTTGTTTATCAGCATCTATATCTCTTCTAACTCCACCAATTATATTTGTGGAAATTATAACTCTTGAACCTGCTGTTGCTTCCATAAGGTCCATCACAAGCTCTCTATTTCTCCAGCACTGCATAAAAAGACTTTCAAAACCAAAAGCATCAGCTAATAGCCCAAGCCACAAATGGTGGCTGTGAAGCCTGTGAAGCTCTGCCCAAATTACTCTCAAGTATTTTGCTCTGTCGGGCACTTCAATGCCCATTAGCTCTTCAATTCCCTGGCAATAAGCCAAAGCCTGCTGAAAACTGCATATACCACAAACTCTCTCAACCACATATATGTTTTGATTTATATCCTTTTCCTCAGCAAGCTTTTCAAGTCCTCTATGAACATAACCTATTGCAGGTATCGCTTCAACAACTTTTTCGTCCTCTAAAACAAGCCGTAGCTGCAAAGGTTCAGGCAAAACAGGATGCTGTGGACCAAACGGAACAATCGTTCTTTTCCCCAAAGTCTTCTTACTCTCCTTTCTTTACTTTTACCACTGGCTTTTTGCGCATAGGAGATTCTAAGTCTTCAGTTATCATGAACTTTCCTTCGTAATCAATCAAAAGATTTTCAAATTCTATGCCAAACAAATCTTTTATCTCATTTTCAACAAACACAGCTGCAAAATATATATCTGAAATAGAAGGAACTCTTTCCTCAGCCTGTACAGTAATTCTTATATTTGTCAGTTGGTAATCCTTATCAAAGTGATAGATTATATCAAACCTTCCATCGCCCAAATCAACACATGTTGCTGTGACAAATCTATACCCATCTGCTTTTAAGGCTAAAACTTCTTTCCTCAAATCCTCTTTCTGAAGTTCTTTAAGATTTTGCAACATTCAAAATCTCACCCTTTTTCATATTCTTTTTCTTCTCTTCTAAAAGCTGTGCAGCTTTTAAGATTCCTTCCATGATAGCCTCAGGCCGTGGCGCGCATCCAGGAACATACACATCAACAGGAACAACTGTATCAGCACCGCCAAGAGTATTGTAACATTCTTTGAATATCCCGCCAGAACATGCACATGCTCCAATTGCTACAACAGCTTTTGGATGTGGCATCTGATCATATATTGTCTTTAAAACTCTTGCATTTCTGTGGTTAACAGAACCTGACACAACCAATATATCAGCATGTTTGGGATTACCTACATTTATAATTCCAAATCTCTCAACGTCATATACAGGTGTTAACGTTGCCAGTATTTCTATATCACAACCGTTGCAGCTGTTACAATCATAGTGAACAATCCATGGAGACTTTTTCAATGCCTTTCTGAATAACACTTTTTATTTTCACCCCTGTTTTTTATAATAACCTATACTTTATATATACCCAAATGAGATTGACAAGCGCAAAACCAAATGCTACTGACCAAGTAAGCCGTAGCATTATCTTCCATGTAAGCCTTGCTGAGATATTGTCAATTACAATCTCAATAAAGTAGCAAATCAAAATTGCTGCTATTGCTACAAAGATATTTTTTGCAAAAAACAGCCATACAAAAAGAAGCAAAAGCACAAGCTCGTACCAGTGACCAAGCTCAATCAAGCCAAGAACAGGTCCTGCAAACTCTGTTGTTATCCCCTTTACAAGTTCTTGATGACCATGGTGTGAAGTCGACAAATCAAATGGAGATTTTCGAAGCTTAATAGTTAAAACATAGCTGAATGCTATGAAGATAAATGGTAAATCTAATATCAAAAAGCTGTTGTGTTTCAAAATGTCTTCTATATTGAAACTCCCAGTTACAAAGTAAATTGCTACTATCATAGCAATTAAAACGGGTTCATATGCAAGCACAGATATCAATTCCCTGTGAGCACCTATCCTTGAATATGGCGAATTTGTTGCCATTGCTCCAAGAATGAGCGCTGTTGTAGCAAATGCAAGAATAAATAAAATCAAAAGAAGGTCCATCTTAAGCACAAACATCACAACTGCAACAATGTTAAATACCAAGAACAAAAATGCATACAAAATCTGAGTGTTCGAAACAACAATGGTCTCTTTTGAAAATAGTTTAAAAAGATCATAAAAAGGCTGCAAGATGGGCGGTCCAAACCTGTTTTGCATTCGCGCAGTTATTTTTCTATCAATTCCTGTTATAACTCCACCAACTAAAGGTGCAATTATGACAGTTGCCAGTGTAATCCATATTTCTTTCACTTTAAAATCACCCCAAACATTATTGCGATTAATGCAATTGAAAGAATATTTACAATAAGTGTTACTGTCTTCTCATTTGTGAGTGTTTCAAAATAATAATTTTTGAATTCAAACGGCACAACTCTATCTTTTTCGCCTCTGAAACCAAAATTGTCCGAATTTTCACATGACATATACACAGGTACATATCTTTTCGGCTTAAACCACCTATATATTAGAGTTCCCAGAACAACTGCTGCTACCAGCACACCAAAAAATACAAGCGGATTAAATCCAAAGAAATCTTTCACATATAATTCTTTTATATTGCTGCTGCTAACACCTGAATACCTTGCAAAAGAAGACTTGAAAAATGGCACAACAAAAGTATTTGTAAACTGGATCAAAAAGATGCTTACAAAAACTACCAATATTGAAATAGCCATCAACGGGATATGCTTT
This window encodes:
- a CDS encoding 4Fe-4S binding protein, whose translation is MFGMLKNVLDNLFSKPATRLYPKEKRPFFKDTRGSLEIEIEKCIFCGICQRKCPSNAIVVDRNSRTWQLNQYKCVLCNVCVESCPKKCLISKEQFNVPTTYKEFYIKKQEVKDEVQPKAQAAATNG
- the hypA gene encoding hydrogenase maturation nickel metallochaperone HypA — encoded protein: MHEYFVTQQLVKIAEDELKDVSFKRVTRIKVVVGELSGIIDESLKFYFDILTKGTILEGAQLKIIPKKALLYCQKCSEYFERTKDFTCPKCLSLGKLTEHGKEFYIESIEVDD
- a CDS encoding NADH-quinone oxidoreductase subunit B family protein, whose translation is MLFRKALKKSPWIVHYDCNSCNGCDIEILATLTPVYDVERFGIINVGNPKHADILVVSGSVNHRNARVLKTIYDQMPHPKAVVAIGACACSGGIFKECYNTLGGADTVVPVDVYVPGCAPRPEAIMEGILKAAQLLEEKKKNMKKGEILNVAKS
- a CDS encoding NADH-quinone oxidoreductase subunit C, whose protein sequence is MLQNLKELQKEDLRKEVLALKADGYRFVTATCVDLGDGRFDIIYHFDKDYQLTNIRITVQAEERVPSISDIYFAAVFVENEIKDLFGIEFENLLIDYEGKFMITEDLESPMRKKPVVKVKKGE
- a CDS encoding respiratory chain complex I subunit 1 family protein, producing the protein MKEIWITLATVIIAPLVGGVITGIDRKITARMQNRFGPPILQPFYDLFKLFSKETIVVSNTQILYAFLFLVFNIVAVVMFVLKMDLLLILFILAFATTALILGAMATNSPYSRIGAHRELISVLAYEPVLIAMIVAIYFVTGSFNIEDILKHNSFLILDLPFIFIAFSYVLTIKLRKSPFDLSTSHHGHQELVKGITTEFAGPVLGLIELGHWYELVLLLLFVWLFFAKNIFVAIAAILICYFIEIVIDNISARLTWKIMLRLTWSVAFGFALVNLIWVYIKYRLL
- a CDS encoding hydrogenase large subunit, which gives rise to MGKRTIVPFGPQHPVLPEPLQLRLVLEDEKVVEAIPAIGYVHRGLEKLAEEKDINQNIYVVERVCGICSFQQALAYCQGIEELMGIEVPDRAKYLRVIWAELHRLHSHHLWLGLLADAFGFESLFMQCWRNRELVMDLMEATAGSRVIISTNIIGGVRRDIDADKQKFILDNLAKLEEELKKIEGSFLNDYTVKKRLVGVGVLSKQEAYELGCVGPMARASGISMDLRTLGYAAYGELDFEPVVENDGDCYARLKVRLRECYQSIDLIRQAIFKMPEGEISTPVKGFPNGEVISRVEQPRGEDVYYIKANGTKNLERLRIRTPTFANIPALVKMLQGVDFADVPMLVLTIDPCISCTER